In a single window of the Roseiconus lacunae genome:
- a CDS encoding DUF997 family protein, which produces MSIDRGNQQLLRNSLRESKWILILWLLAFAWVVGYCGWFGYHDPDQPLKLVFGIPSWVFWGVFLPWAISAAISVVFALTAMQDDSLETPGKNLDDMSGDRLNE; this is translated from the coding sequence ATGAGTATTGACCGCGGCAATCAGCAACTCCTTCGCAATAGTCTGCGAGAATCAAAATGGATCTTGATCCTGTGGTTGCTCGCATTCGCTTGGGTCGTCGGTTACTGCGGCTGGTTCGGCTATCACGATCCCGATCAACCGCTGAAGCTCGTCTTCGGAATACCGTCGTGGGTGTTCTGGGGCGTGTTCTTGCCGTGGGCGATCTCGGCGGCAATCTCAGTTGTTTTTGCGTTGACCGCGATGCAAGACGATTCACTTGAGACACCTGGGAAAAACCTCGACGACATGTCCGGGGATCGCTTGAATGAATAA